The window ACAAACAACGGGACCGATACCGCAAAAACGCTTTCAATCTTTCTTAACCCGTCAGGGCAGAGCCCTGTAACACCTGTTGAAAACGGCGTATTTGCAGGTGACCTCAAACCCGGAGAGACAATAACTACCGGGTTCAAGGCCGCTATATCAGACGACGCGTCATCTGATCAGACATATCCTGTTCAGGTATACGGCGTATACAAGGACTACGAGGGCCTTCCCGCCAAAACCGAACCTGTAAGTGTTGGAATCGGCTTTAAGAGCAAAATTCAGTTTGACGTGACCGGAGGTCCTGCTGTAGCTTACTCAGGTCAGGAGTGCCTGATATATGTAACATATAAAAACACTGGCGGTGCGACAGCATACTATGCACAGGGGAGAATAAGTGTCGTCGACCCGTTCTCAAGCAGCGACACGAACGTGTATCTCGGCGACATGAAGCCTGGAGACTCGGCCCTTGCAGTATACAAGGTGACAGTAAGTTCAGGTGCGACTGCCAAAAACTATTCCCTTGACTCTGAAATCAGGTACAACGACATTGAAAACAACAACTACGTTTCAGACACGATAAAAGTGATAGTAAAGGTAGAAGACAGTATGACAACGGGAATAGCTGTCATCGCTGTAATCGTCATACTCATACTTGCTGCTGCAGGCTACATTGTGCACAAAAAAAGAGCGGGAAGAAAATAACGGTTGCAGGGTGTTACAGGAATGAAAGGAGAAATATTTCATGTCAGGGATTAATACCCGGACTGCAGGCCTTTTAAGCATTTTTCTGGTCCTCATATCAGCCCTCGCAGGGACCGCTCTTTGTGCAGGAGAAGAATTTTTATACAGCCAGCCGTCTGTAGCCGCAACAATTCTGGGCAGTTCTGAGGTCTACCCCGGAGACAACGTCGCATTTACGATAGTGGTTGAAAACCACGGTGTCGACAACGAGGAATTAAGAGGCTTGCAGTATATGGAGACGAGCATAAACCCGACTACCTCCCTTGGAACGACACTTGACCTTCAGGCAGGCAATGCACCTCTTAGGATTAAGACGGAACCGTTTATGGTCGGAGACCTCAAAGAGGGCGGAGAGGCAAACGGGACATTTTACGCCCATGTGGACGAGAACGCCCCGAAAGGTGTATACAATCTGACGCTTTACGTGCACTACACATACGCCTTTGCAGAAAGTCTTATTGAAGGCGACAGGTGGAACTACGTTTATAAAGACAAAACGCAGGTGATAAACCTCCCTGTCACGGTTAAAGGTGCCGTAAAACCTGAAATCCTCTCGGCCAGGACAACAGGGCTAAGCCCGGGCGAGAAGGGAAATATAATAGTCACCGTCGAAAATTCGGGATACCAGACAGGATACAACGCCGGAGCAAAAATTTCAGGAGTTTCAGGCATAATAAGACCTGTTGACGGAAGCGTATTCCTTGGCGACTTTGCACCCGGGCAGACAAAGGAGATTGTTTTCAGTGCAGTGGTAAACGATTCGGCCGGAAGCGGGACTTACCCGGAAACAATTGACATCGTATACACCGACGAATACGGCAAAATCAAAGACTCGGTTTCAGAGACTTTCGGGATAAACATTTCTAAAGGTGCAAAGTTCAGGATAGTTTCAGGCAACATCTCGATGACACCCGGAGATGAGAAGACGGTTGAAGTATCTTTCCTGAACTACGGGGACGAGACCGCATACGGTGCAAGCGCAAGAATTGTACCCGACAGCCCTGTTGACAGCACAACCGACACCGCAATTCTCGGCGACATAAAACCGGGAGATACAAAAACAGCTGAGTTCAGAATATCGATGGACTCAGACGCACTCATAATCCCGTACGGTATAAACACCGAGATAAAATACAGGGACGAATCCGACAACCTGATACTGTCTGACCAGATGAAGCTTCCCATATCAGCAAACAACAAAAACGAAGTCCTGAGTATAATCACAAATCCGATTTCACTCGTAATACTTGCCGGGGCGGTCTTTCTGGTTGTCTATTATTCCTACAGAAGAAAAGGCAAACTCTAAAATTTTTATTAACTAAGGAAATTTCTGTTTTTTATAGCATAAGAGCAATAGATCTATCCAATATGGATGCAATAGAAGAAGGCTTCAATGAAATTTTAAGACAGATTGAAGAGGAAGAGAAGAACAAAGAAAAACTGTCGGATGAAGTCATGAAAAACAGTGCCGCGCTTCTTGAAAAAATGAGCGAAAAGGCGGCCCCGCTTGTAAAAAAACATGGCATAAACATGCTTGTCAAAGCAAGAACCGATATGCACGGCGAGATGTACGACAAAATCTACAGCGACAAAAAAATGTTTGTCCTCGGAAAAACAGAACCCATGCCTTACCGGCCTGACGACATGACAAAAAAGGTCCAGAGCCAGTTCTGTACACTCTCTGAAGACGGCAGTCTCGAAGAAGTGATGTATTCGTCAACCGAAATCCTTACAGACTCATATATTCAGGAAATTTCTTCAAAAGAAGCGGTTGATATATACGGTACAGAGATTATTTTCATGCTCTACAAGTCATTCGCACAATACCTTGATGATGAAAAAGAGCTTGTATCAGCCCTTGAAAAAACCGTCTCGTTTATTCTAGAGAAATAAAAAATATTAATTTCAGGGTATAATCCCCTGATATCTCTTTTTTGTTAAGATTTTTGTCCGTGCAGACAATCCCTGGTAAAGAAGAGAACCATAACCTAAGAACTGTCAGAAAAAACTCATTATAAATGAAAATTCAGCATCCAAAAGTTTCTGTAATAATCTTTCTTATAGCAGCTGCGATGGGGACAGATACTTCTTCAGAAAGCATGCGGGAAGACAACAAATGTAACAACTTTTACAACACAATAATTTTCCCGGCTTTTTTATCAAAATCCCTGGTACAATTTTAGGGTTCAGCAAAATTTTCCATTTCCATACGTATAACCATCCGGTTATACACAGGGATTTTCTTTAATTAACTAATTTATAAATGAATAATCATTTAATATTATAATAGTGTACAATAAAATTGCAAATGAACTCTCTTTGATATAATTTTTATTTTTTTCAGTTATTACAGGCGCAGAGACAGCAGCATAACATGAAAATTATCACTGGGATATGTTTTGCCATAAGTGTACCGTAAATTTTGTGTGGAGAGCAAATGATTGATATAAAAAATCTGGTAAAAGAGTACAACGGCGTAAGAGCTGTTGACAATCTCTGCCTTAATATTGACAAAGGCGAGATATACGGACTTTTAGGCCCTAACGGTGCCGGAAAAAGCACCACAATACTGATGCTTACAGGACTCATCCAGCCCACATCGGGTGAGTGCCTGATAGACGGAACCGAAGTCTCAAAGAACCCGATTGAAGTGAAGAAAAAAATAGGATATATGCCCGAAGACGTTGGTTTTTACTCCAACCTGGATGCTTATGAAAACCTTCATTTTTTCGGAAGGCTTTATTCAATTCCCGAGAAAGAGCTTAAAGACAAAATTGAGGGGCTTTTAAAGCAGGTAGGACTAAACGGTGTGAAAAAGCCCGTAGGAGGTTATTCCAAGGGAATGCGACAGAGGCTTGGAATCGCAAAAGCCCAGCTCAATGACCCGTCAGTCATAATCCTTGACGAACCGACGGCAAACCTTGACCCGAAAGGAGTTGCGGACTACAGGAAAATAATACGAAATGTTGCAAAAGAGGAAAGGACGGTTCTCGTGTCATCGCATATCCTCTCCGAGATAAGCAAGGTCTCGACAAAAATAGGAATTCTCCAGAAGGGAAGACTTGTCAGGGAAGGAACATGGGAAGAACTTTCTTCAGGGCAGGAAAGCCTGAAACTCAGCGAAATCAGGATAAATATCGAGACAACAACACCCATGCCTGAAATATCACACTCTGAAATCATATCTGCAGAGTATAAATACGACCACAGATTCGCTTCAATTGTCGCCAAATCAGATATCAGAAGCGATATTGCAGGAATACTCACCAAAAACAGTATCGTTTTGAAAAATCTCGCCCTTGATTCTACAACTCTTGAGGATGCAGTCCTCTCATACTACAATGAAAATTCAGGGGGAACACAGGCATGAAATCCGCGGGTCTTGTTGAGATCTCGAAAAAAGAGTTTCGGGATCACATAATGAGCAAAAAATTTCTGATAATCCTTGCAATTATTCTGACTGCAACGATAGTCGGCATGATAGGAGGAGCTTTCGACTACAACAAACAAATTCAGAACTACGCCGAACACCAGGTTGAAGCTCAGGAAAACGGTCACTCATCATACTCATACATGTGGTCAAAACCCTCGGTCATGACTATATTCAGCCAGATTGGTACAATAATTGCATCTTTGGGAGCAATTCTCGGGATTGCGATGGGCTTTGACCTTATTACACGTGAAAAGGAGAGCAAATCGTTAAAGATTCTTCTCTCTCACCCGATATACCGCGATGAAGTAATAAACGGAAAAGCAGTTGGAGGAGTCGCAGCCCTTATTCTCGCTCTTATCGTGACATTTGTGGTGTGTGTGGCCCTTCTTATGATATTCAGCATAATCCCCGGAGTCTCAGAGATAGAATACATAATGATATTCGGAATAGCGGCATTTCTGATGATTTTCTCGTATTTTGCAATATCACTGTTCATGTCCACGGTATCTGAAAACAGCGGAAGTGCACTGATATACACGCTGATAATATTCATATTCCTGACAGGTCTTCTGCCGGTCCTGGTCTCCGGCTCTGTTATGGACCTCCTTGCAGGAGACGCACCACAACCACCGGAAAGCCTCTTCAAAACCTCTTCGACGGGTGCATTATCCTCGGTTACATACGCTGTATCATCAGACGGGGATGACGAATACTATGAAAACCCTTATGAAACAGACGAATGGCAGAATTATGAAAATAAAATAAACGAATACTGGCAAAAACGACAGGCAATATCGGACTTCTTCAACCTGCTCTCGCCTACAAACAACTTTCAGTATATATCATCGTACATAGCATACCCTCAGATATACCGGAATATGTATGATATTAGCTTTAACGTCGAGGACGATTCATCAATTCCCGAGACAGTTGATGTAGCAGATGTCATGGGAGACCTTGCCAAAAATTTCATAGCACTTATTGCCTTCCCGGCCGTATTCTTCGGCCTTGCATATGTCAGATTCATGAGGATGGATATCAGGTAGGATTCAAATGAAAATCACACAATATTTTTCTATAAAATCCAAAAA of the Methanomicrobium sp. W14 genome contains:
- a CDS encoding COG1361 S-layer family protein; the protein is MKAQMMLFLVILTVFAVSAQTACAGDKFYTDGPDINISVYGTNEVQAGADTTVTLLVQNKGLIDMKIVQDQYMTPDYLPNTAKAGVVALKPGNSPFVVKSDPQVFGDLPSGYMKTVSFDVFVPEDAKSGNYQMTAVVEYQYMENSDQVGTDAISYDFKTETVKIPVNIVLKPSVSFEITNLTSRDLNAGGEGYIYMDITNNGTDTAKTLSIFLNPSGQSPVTPVENGVFAGDLKPGETITTGFKAAISDDASSDQTYPVQVYGVYKDYEGLPAKTEPVSVGIGFKSKIQFDVTGGPAVAYSGQECLIYVTYKNTGGATAYYAQGRISVVDPFSSSDTNVYLGDMKPGDSALAVYKVTVSSGATAKNYSLDSEIRYNDIENNNYVSDTIKVIVKVEDSMTTGIAVIAVIVILILAAAGYIVHKKRAGRK
- a CDS encoding ABC transporter ATP-binding protein, translated to MIDIKNLVKEYNGVRAVDNLCLNIDKGEIYGLLGPNGAGKSTTILMLTGLIQPTSGECLIDGTEVSKNPIEVKKKIGYMPEDVGFYSNLDAYENLHFFGRLYSIPEKELKDKIEGLLKQVGLNGVKKPVGGYSKGMRQRLGIAKAQLNDPSVIILDEPTANLDPKGVADYRKIIRNVAKEERTVLVSSHILSEISKVSTKIGILQKGRLVREGTWEELSSGQESLKLSEIRINIETTTPMPEISHSEIISAEYKYDHRFASIVAKSDIRSDIAGILTKNSIVLKNLALDSTTLEDAVLSYYNENSGGTQA
- a CDS encoding COG1361 S-layer family protein is translated as MSGINTRTAGLLSIFLVLISALAGTALCAGEEFLYSQPSVAATILGSSEVYPGDNVAFTIVVENHGVDNEELRGLQYMETSINPTTSLGTTLDLQAGNAPLRIKTEPFMVGDLKEGGEANGTFYAHVDENAPKGVYNLTLYVHYTYAFAESLIEGDRWNYVYKDKTQVINLPVTVKGAVKPEILSARTTGLSPGEKGNIIVTVENSGYQTGYNAGAKISGVSGIIRPVDGSVFLGDFAPGQTKEIVFSAVVNDSAGSGTYPETIDIVYTDEYGKIKDSVSETFGINISKGAKFRIVSGNISMTPGDEKTVEVSFLNYGDETAYGASARIVPDSPVDSTTDTAILGDIKPGDTKTAEFRISMDSDALIIPYGINTEIKYRDESDNLILSDQMKLPISANNKNEVLSIITNPISLVILAGAVFLVVYYSYRRKGKL
- a CDS encoding ABC transporter permease, which codes for MKSAGLVEISKKEFRDHIMSKKFLIILAIILTATIVGMIGGAFDYNKQIQNYAEHQVEAQENGHSSYSYMWSKPSVMTIFSQIGTIIASLGAILGIAMGFDLITREKESKSLKILLSHPIYRDEVINGKAVGGVAALILALIVTFVVCVALLMIFSIIPGVSEIEYIMIFGIAAFLMIFSYFAISLFMSTVSENSGSALIYTLIIFIFLTGLLPVLVSGSVMDLLAGDAPQPPESLFKTSSTGALSSVTYAVSSDGDDEYYENPYETDEWQNYENKINEYWQKRQAISDFFNLLSPTNNFQYISSYIAYPQIYRNMYDISFNVEDDSSIPETVDVADVMGDLAKNFIALIAFPAVFFGLAYVRFMRMDIR